A segment of the Zalophus californianus isolate mZalCal1 chromosome 3, mZalCal1.pri.v2, whole genome shotgun sequence genome:
AAAAGAAATGTTCAAAGCCTGCTTGAAGCAGCAGATCTGCTACAGTTCCTTTCAGTAAAGAAAGCTTGTGAGCAGTTTTTGGTAAGGCACTTGGATATTGATAATTGTATTGGAATGCACTCCTTTGCAGAATTTCACATGTGTCCAGAACTAGAGAAGGAATCTCGAAGAATTCTATGTTCAAGGTTTAAGGAAGTGTGGCAACAAGAAGAATTTCTGGAAATCAGCCTTGAAAAGTTTCTCTTTATATTGTCCAGAAAGAATCTCAGTGTTTGGAAAGAAGAAGCTATCATAGAGCCTGTTATTAAGTGGACTGCTCATGATGTGGAAAATCGAATTGAATGCCTGTATAACGTACTAAGCTATGTAAACATAGATATAGATCCAGTgtatttaaaaacagctttagGTCTTCAAAGAAGCTGCCTACTAACCGAAAATAAGATACGATCTCTAATATACAATGCTCTGAATCCCCTGCATAAAGAGATTTCCCAGAGGTCCACAGCCACAATGTACATCATTGGAGGCTATTACTGGCATCCTTTATCAGAGGTTCACATATGGGATCCTCTGACAAATGTTTGGATTCAGGGAGCAGAAATACCAGACTATACTAGGGAGAGCTATGGTGTTACATGTTTGGGACCCAACATTTATGTAACTGGGGGTTATAGGACAGATAACATAGAAGCTCTTGACACAGTGTGGATCTATAACAGTGAAAGTGATGAATGGACAGAAGGTTTGCCAATGCTCAATGCCAGGTACTACCACTGTGCAGTCACCTTGGGGGGCTGTGTCTACGCTTTAGGCGGTTACAGAAAAGGGGCTCCTGCAGAAGAGGCCGAGTTTTATGATCCATTAAAAGAGAAATGGATTCCTATTGCAAATATGATTAAAGGTAAGTATAGATTATTCTATAAATTTTTAGGTGTTCAGGTTAGGCCAGTGGTCTAAATTCTCTTGCAAAGAACTTTAAGAAGAATGTATCGCTTTGGAATGCTATCTAGGAACTATAATAGATTATATAAATAATGGTGGACAAAATGTTCCAAGTAGAAGCATAGTAGAGAAGTCCCCAACTTGTCTGAGGTTATGTGATTAGAGTGTGCTCCTCAGACTAGAAAAATATCACTTACATAAGAAAACAGTGCAATTCTACTTTACAGCCTCTTTCAAGCCTAGATCTTGCTTCAGGTcttaagaatttatatttaagtCAAAGACTAAACGAAAAGAGAAAGTTGGGTGGTTTTATTCATATTCAATTACTCATTTTTGCTTGCTCTTGAAGTTAAACCGTTTTCAGTTCtccttttaaatattctttttccctCCCACTATCGgatcatctctctcttttcaaaGGTCTTTCATTAAAACCTTGAAAGTTTCGGTCCCTACAGAGCATAACAAATTACATTCTCAAAAACTAGAGACAGATTGCCCCTGCTTTTTGTGATTCAGGTCTTGGTTCCGAGGGTAAAAGATAGGGGtagaccccctcccctccctcatgtGGCCCACACAGCCAGGCACACTGTTGGGTTTCAATGTCTGTCTGATAAACACTGTATTTTCTGCTGTGTTCAGTACTGGATTAGCcttgctctccttccctcccactggcaaaaaaaaagttaaactgaaATCTTACTTAATTCCCTTTACTCATTTGTGCTGGGGAGTTGCACAAAAGCAACTGGTAGGTTGTTTCtaaatttgtgtcattttattCCCAGTGTTCCTTCCCAggcctttctgtttctgttttaataCTAGTGAGGGTGTGGGAATCTGACCTGGTCTGGGAATCTGACCTGGTGTGATCGTCGGACgacaagcaggaagcccaagagGCAGACCAGTCTTGTGATCAGGCACCGTTGCTCCTAAAGCCAGACTGCTTGGGTCCAAATCCCgcctttccatttccttgttggTGTTTTGAGAGGATTAAGTAAATTTATGCATGTGAGGTGTGTCGAACAGTGTCTGGAGcagagtaagcactcagtaagcCTTAGGAATTGTTGTTGTAGGTATTATTGTCATTATTCATTGTTCATTATTGTCATAATGAAGATCGTTATAAAGGAACATGTCAACTTTGACagagcaaaaatatctttcatacTACATCACGTCTGCCCTCCTGCATGCCCGAAGGTTCAGTAGTAGTTGGTAGAGGGGGACAGGGGGGCTTAGAGCCCACTGCTCTTGCTGTTCTGGTTTTGGACTCTGCCTGAGCTTGACCCCCTTCCTGGTCTCCTCCCCAGGATGGTCCTCAATGTCCTCCTGACTCCTTTCCTAttaaagaaacaaggaaggttcAAATACTGTAGCAGCTGTTGTTAACCTGGATACATTTCTGCGTCTCTTTCTTAATGATGAGATAACAGTTGTCATGGTTACATAGTTAAGAGCATATTTCCATGAAGATGAAAGTTTATTACtttattgctgttttaaaaaatcatatctgAAACACGCTTGCTGAAAAGAAATGCTTCCATGGTGGGTCCAAAGTTAAAGAAAGCCATATGTGTTCTTGCCTTCACCTTGAGTAGAATGGGAGACCCTCATACACTGAAGTACCTCCCCCAGCCACACTCACACTAGCTGTGTCTGAAATTCCAAAGTTTTAGTTATACTTTCACCTTGAAGTTTGATTCCTGGTTATATCTAATCATCCTTGGGAAGGGTAACCCTGTGTCGATTATACCCAGCTTTGGCCAGTGCTGGTTTTGAGCTTtaagtttctcatttttctgttgcaAGGGTGACATTACTTTTcccagtttgttttattttgtagtcCTGAAGTGAACTAGCAGCTTCCCCTGGTAATCAGAACTTAAATTGGGTAGAGTCAAATttcaaattcatttccttttttggtttggggatgtacggagaagaaataaatacttgGTTGTTTAGGAgctcctgacttttt
Coding sequences within it:
- the KLHL23 gene encoding kelch-like protein 23 isoform X1 yields the protein MFIAAMALKGQEDYIYLFKDTAHPVDFLDAFRTFYLDGLFTDITLQCPSGIIFHCHRAVLAACSNYFKAMFTADMKEKFKNKIKISGIHHDILEGLVNYAYTSQIEITKRNVQSLLEAADLLQFLSVKKACEQFLVRHLDIDNCIGMHSFAEFHMCPELEKESRRILCSRFKEVWQQEEFLEISLEKFLFILSRKNLSVWKEEAIIEPVIKWTAHDVENRIECLYNVLSYVNIDIDPVYLKTALGLQRSCLLTENKIRSLIYNALNPLHKEISQRSTATMYIIGGYYWHPLSEVHIWDPLTNVWIQGAEIPDYTRESYGVTCLGPNIYVTGGYRTDNIEALDTVWIYNSESDEWTEGLPMLNARYYHCAVTLGGCVYALGGYRKGAPAEEAEFYDPLKEKWIPIANMIKGVGNATACVLHEVIYVIGGHCGYRGSCTYDKVQSYNSDINEWSLITSSPHPEYGLCSVPFENKLYLVGGQTTITECYDPEQNEWREIAPMMERRMECGAVIMNGCIYVTGGYSYSKGTYLQSIEKYDPDLNKWEIVGNLPSAMRSHGCVCVYNV
- the KLHL23 gene encoding kelch-like protein 23 isoform X3, whose protein sequence is MALKGQEDYIYLFKDTAHPVDFLDAFRTFYLDGLFTDITLQCPSGIIFHCHRAVLAACSNYFKAMFTADMKEKFKNKIKISGIHHDILEGLVNYAYTSQIEITKRNVQSLLEAADLLQFLSVKKACEQFLVRHLDIDNCIGMHSFAEFHMCPELEKESRRILCSRFKEVWQQEEFLEISLEKFLFILSRKNLSVWKEEAIIEPVIKWTAHDVENRIECLYNVLSYVNIDIDPVYLKTALGLQRSCLLTENKIRSLIYNALNPLHKEISQRSTATMYIIGGYYWHPLSEVHIWDPLTNVWIQGAEIPDYTRESYGVTCLGPNIYVTGGYRTDNIEALDTVWIYNSESDEWTEGLPMLNARYYHCAVTLGGCVYALGGYRKGAPAEEAEFYDPLKEKWIPIANMIKGVGNATACVLHEVIYVIGGHCGYRGSCTYDKVQSYNSDINEWSLITSSPHPVQGKRPAPGAASPYATGFA
- the KLHL23 gene encoding kelch-like protein 23 isoform X2; this encodes MALKGQEDYIYLFKDTAHPVDFLDAFRTFYLDGLFTDITLQCPSGIIFHCHRAVLAACSNYFKAMFTADMKEKFKNKIKISGIHHDILEGLVNYAYTSQIEITKRNVQSLLEAADLLQFLSVKKACEQFLVRHLDIDNCIGMHSFAEFHMCPELEKESRRILCSRFKEVWQQEEFLEISLEKFLFILSRKNLSVWKEEAIIEPVIKWTAHDVENRIECLYNVLSYVNIDIDPVYLKTALGLQRSCLLTENKIRSLIYNALNPLHKEISQRSTATMYIIGGYYWHPLSEVHIWDPLTNVWIQGAEIPDYTRESYGVTCLGPNIYVTGGYRTDNIEALDTVWIYNSESDEWTEGLPMLNARYYHCAVTLGGCVYALGGYRKGAPAEEAEFYDPLKEKWIPIANMIKGVGNATACVLHEVIYVIGGHCGYRGSCTYDKVQSYNSDINEWSLITSSPHPEYGLCSVPFENKLYLVGGQTTITECYDPEQNEWREIAPMMERRMECGAVIMNGCIYVTGGYSYSKGTYLQSIEKYDPDLNKWEIVGNLPSAMRSHGCVCVYNV